A window of the Fuscovulum sp. genome harbors these coding sequences:
- the msrB gene encoding peptide-methionine (R)-S-oxide reductase MsrB encodes MDKVVKSDAEWRSQLSDLAYRVTRKHATERAFTHDDFPKAAGTFRCVCCDAPLFDARTKFDSGTGWPSFWQPIDTEMVGEQEDRTLWMRRTEVHCNRCEAHLGHVFPDGPAPTGLRYCINGVALTFEAES; translated from the coding sequence ATGGACAAGGTTGTGAAATCGGATGCCGAATGGCGGTCGCAACTGTCGGACCTCGCCTATCGGGTGACACGCAAGCATGCAACGGAACGCGCCTTCACCCATGACGATTTTCCAAAGGCGGCGGGAACCTTCCGCTGCGTGTGCTGTGACGCGCCCCTTTTCGACGCGCGCACAAAATTCGACAGCGGCACAGGCTGGCCCTCATTCTGGCAACCCATCGATACCGAAATGGTTGGCGAGCAGGAAGACCGCACCCTGTGGATGCGGCGGACCGAGGTGCATTGCAACCGATGCGAGGCGCATCTCGGCCACGTCTTCCCGGATGGCCCTGCGCCAACGGGGCTGCGCTATTGCATCAATGGCGTTGCGCTGACCTTCGAGGCGGAATCGTAA
- a CDS encoding SPOR domain-containing protein: MADVDYDDFDTGHPSGWSGQHMASGRLTQITHLAGAVCSVALVLGLGMWGYKLAVRDVNGVPVVRAMSGPMRIAPENPGGEVADHQGLAVNTVAALGTAAPPPDRLVLAPRPLELTPEDSAGLSPVDPNAVAEPVAPALAAPALPAPVEPAPAENLGPDPDAVAQALAEALAEPLPDAVGDEAPQVAGATLRPRARPATSGAPGELSVTLTDTTTVAATPMAEVDPATIPSGTRLVQLGAFDTPEQARSEWVKLSNQFGPTMAGKALVVQAAESGGRTFYRLRAHGFADEASARSFCTTLLEQSASCIPVEQR; encoded by the coding sequence ATGGCGGACGTGGATTACGATGATTTCGATACGGGTCATCCCTCAGGGTGGTCTGGTCAACACATGGCTTCCGGGCGGCTGACGCAAATCACCCATCTGGCTGGGGCTGTTTGTTCCGTGGCTTTGGTGCTTGGCCTTGGCATGTGGGGCTACAAACTTGCCGTGCGCGACGTGAACGGTGTTCCCGTGGTGCGCGCCATGTCTGGCCCGATGCGGATTGCGCCGGAAAATCCGGGTGGCGAAGTGGCCGATCATCAGGGCCTTGCCGTGAACACGGTGGCCGCGCTTGGCACCGCCGCGCCGCCACCGGACCGGCTGGTTCTTGCCCCGCGCCCGCTTGAGCTTACCCCCGAAGACAGCGCAGGCCTGTCGCCCGTGGATCCAAACGCCGTAGCAGAGCCTGTCGCCCCGGCACTCGCCGCTCCCGCACTGCCGGCACCGGTAGAGCCAGCCCCGGCTGAAAACCTGGGCCCAGATCCCGATGCCGTGGCGCAAGCTTTGGCCGAGGCGCTGGCTGAACCTCTGCCCGATGCCGTTGGGGATGAGGCCCCCCAGGTTGCCGGTGCCACACTGCGGCCCCGCGCACGCCCCGCAACGTCAGGCGCGCCCGGCGAGCTTTCGGTCACCCTGACCGACACCACCACTGTGGCCGCAACACCCATGGCAGAGGTTGACCCCGCCACCATCCCCAGCGGTACCCGTCTGGTACAGCTTGGTGCCTTCGACACGCCGGAACAGGCGCGGTCGGAATGGGTAAAGTTGTCCAACCAGTTCGGCCCAACGATGGCAGGCAAAGCCCTTGTCGTGCAGGCGGCAGAAAGTGGCGGACGCACCTTCTATCGCCTGCGCGCCCATGGCTTTGCGGATGAAGCATCTGCCCGCAGCTTCTGCACGACGCTGTTGGAACAAAGCGCCTCCTGCATCCCGGTCGAACAGAGATGA
- the rpmF gene encoding 50S ribosomal protein L32, whose protein sequence is MAVPQNRVTRSKRNMRRAHDALVAGNPQECSNCGELKRPHHVCSACGHYDAREVVASVKEVDLDEDAA, encoded by the coding sequence ATGGCTGTCCCGCAGAACCGAGTCACCCGTTCAAAGCGCAACATGCGCCGCGCACATGACGCCCTTGTTGCCGGCAATCCGCAGGAATGCTCCAACTGTGGCGAGCTGAAGCGCCCGCACCACGTGTGCAGCGCCTGCGGCCATTACGACGCCCGCGAAGTCGTGGCATCCGTCAAAGAAGTCGATCTGGACGAGGACGCGGCGTAA
- a CDS encoding ScpA family protein, giving the protein MADDDWSGEERLTPAERVSAESLIVDVDGFEGPLDLLLMLSRTQKVDLRRISILQLADQYLGFVERARALRIELAADYLVMAAWLAFLKSRLLLPPEPGEDGPSAEELAAHLAFQLERLQAMRESAARLMARDQLGRDFFARGLPEDVTRHRHVTYSATLIDLMRAYARIRTKDEFRPYVMDRDHVFTMEQALDRLRGMIGFAGAWADLTSFLPDGWDSHPMRRRSSTAAHFAAILELAKRGQIELRQGEVFAPIQLRRKES; this is encoded by the coding sequence ATGGCTGATGACGACTGGTCCGGCGAAGAAAGACTGACCCCGGCAGAGCGGGTGTCGGCAGAGTCCCTTATCGTCGATGTCGATGGGTTTGAGGGACCGCTTGACCTGCTCCTCATGCTGTCTCGCACCCAGAAGGTCGATTTGCGCCGTATCTCCATCCTGCAACTGGCGGATCAATATCTGGGCTTTGTCGAACGCGCCCGCGCGCTGCGGATCGAACTGGCCGCTGACTATCTGGTGATGGCGGCCTGGCTTGCCTTTCTGAAGTCGCGGCTCCTGCTGCCGCCGGAACCGGGTGAAGATGGTCCCTCTGCCGAAGAACTCGCCGCGCATCTGGCGTTTCAGCTGGAACGCCTTCAGGCCATGCGGGAATCCGCCGCTCGTCTGATGGCGCGCGATCAGCTAGGACGCGATTTCTTTGCCCGCGGACTGCCCGAAGATGTCACCCGCCACCGCCACGTCACCTATTCGGCGACCTTGATCGATCTGATGCGCGCCTATGCCCGCATCCGAACCAAGGATGAATTCCGCCCCTATGTCATGGACCGTGACCATGTCTTCACCATGGAACAGGCTCTGGATCGGCTGCGCGGCATGATCGGCTTTGCCGGGGCCTGGGCGGATCTGACATCGTTCCTTCCTGATGGGTGGGACAGCCATCCGATGCGCCGTCGTTCTTCCACCGCTGCGCATTTTGCCGCCATTCTGGAACTGGCCAAACGGGGGCAGATCGAATTGCGGCAAGGCGAAGTCTTTGCCCCCATCCAGTTGCGGCGAAAAGAGTCATGA
- a CDS encoding glycoside hydrolase family 3 N-terminal domain-containing protein has product MTSTGSGAAIFGCAGPVLGDDERAFFREADPLGFILFARNVEDPAQVRRLTASLRDAVGRDAPILVDQEGGRVQRLRAPHWREWLPPLDQVARSGAQAARGMALRSRIIAHELRDVGIDGNCAPCADLASAATHPFLRNRCYGSDPAQVAVIARAVAEAHLAGGVLPVVKHMPGHGRSTADTHHDLPTVTEEAATLEATDFAPFRALNDLPIAMTAHIVFAAHDPDRPATQSPAMIRVIRDSIGFNGLLLTDDLNMQALAGTLAERAARSLAAGCDIALHCKGDLAEMQAVAAAAGTMRADTLIRAQAALAARRVPDPVDIAALEADLAAILQEPAHG; this is encoded by the coding sequence ATGACGTCGACAGGTTCGGGTGCCGCGATTTTCGGCTGCGCGGGCCCGGTACTGGGCGATGATGAACGCGCTTTCTTTCGCGAGGCCGATCCGCTGGGTTTCATCCTGTTTGCGCGCAACGTTGAAGATCCGGCACAGGTGCGGCGGTTGACGGCTTCCCTGCGTGATGCGGTTGGCCGCGACGCCCCGATTCTGGTGGATCAGGAAGGTGGTCGCGTGCAGCGCCTGCGTGCGCCCCATTGGCGCGAATGGCTGCCACCGCTGGATCAGGTCGCACGGTCGGGCGCGCAAGCGGCGCGCGGCATGGCGCTGCGGTCTCGCATCATCGCCCATGAACTGCGCGACGTGGGCATTGATGGCAACTGCGCTCCCTGCGCCGATCTGGCCAGCGCGGCCACGCATCCCTTCCTGCGGAACCGCTGCTATGGGAGTGACCCGGCGCAAGTCGCCGTTATCGCCCGCGCCGTGGCGGAAGCCCACCTGGCCGGCGGCGTGCTGCCTGTCGTCAAGCATATGCCCGGCCATGGCAGATCAACCGCCGACACCCACCACGACCTGCCCACCGTGACCGAGGAAGCCGCGACGTTGGAGGCGACCGATTTCGCCCCCTTCCGCGCGCTGAACGATCTGCCCATCGCGATGACCGCGCATATCGTCTTTGCAGCCCATGACCCGGATAGGCCCGCCACCCAATCGCCCGCCATGATCCGCGTGATCCGTGACAGCATCGGTTTCAATGGCCTGCTCTTGACCGATGATTTGAATATGCAAGCACTTGCCGGAACGCTGGCCGAACGGGCCGCCCGGTCGCTCGCGGCGGGCTGCGATATCGCGCTGCATTGCAAGGGCGATCTGGCCGAAATGCAGGCCGTCGCCGCGGCCGCCGGCACCATGCGTGCCGATACGCTGATCCGCGCCCAAGCCGCACTCGCGGCCCGTCGCGTGCCCGATCCGGTTGACATTGCAGCGCTGGAAGCCGACCTTGCTGCGATCCTTCAGGAACCTGCGCATGGCTGA
- a CDS encoding MerR family transcriptional regulator, with amino-acid sequence MDKSPEAFRTISEVADFLDTPAHVLRFWESRFPQIRPVKRAGGRRYYRPGDVALLAGIKKLLHDEGMTIRGVQKILREQGIRHVAGLASEDAGPLLDDADIEAVLSAEYGPRDRLGEDDRPSSEALQSAQIISLETALNRQDTARDATPMQPELWPPAPPESPATDAQAWPGDPGDALPAPEVTDPAAQVGADSAEPASATAEAPLDADQDSEPPPAETPLDSADLPDAGPSEANAGVSEPVSEEASNSRQDAASDSSSTSASDEADGGETVETATIAAMLRRTSAADVSAVQPQLIQLRDRLIELRGRVAEAARRKAK; translated from the coding sequence ATGGACAAGTCGCCAGAGGCGTTTCGCACGATCAGCGAAGTGGCCGATTTCTTGGACACGCCCGCGCATGTTCTGCGTTTTTGGGAAAGCCGCTTTCCACAGATCCGCCCGGTCAAGCGCGCCGGGGGGCGGCGGTATTATCGGCCGGGCGACGTGGCATTGCTGGCAGGGATCAAGAAACTGCTACATGACGAAGGCATGACCATTCGGGGCGTGCAAAAAATTCTGCGCGAACAAGGAATTAGGCATGTGGCGGGCCTCGCATCCGAAGATGCCGGCCCCCTGCTGGACGACGCCGACATTGAAGCGGTACTCAGCGCCGAATACGGACCACGGGATCGGCTTGGCGAAGACGACAGGCCGTCCTCCGAGGCATTGCAAAGTGCACAGATCATCTCACTTGAGACGGCATTGAACCGGCAAGACACGGCGCGCGACGCCACCCCAATGCAACCCGAGCTTTGGCCCCCTGCCCCGCCGGAAAGCCCCGCGACGGATGCGCAGGCCTGGCCCGGCGACCCGGGCGATGCGCTACCGGCCCCGGAAGTGACAGACCCCGCAGCGCAGGTCGGCGCTGACAGTGCTGAACCCGCATCTGCAACGGCTGAAGCGCCGTTGGATGCGGATCAAGATAGCGAACCGCCCCCTGCCGAGACGCCATTGGACAGCGCCGATTTGCCGGATGCTGGTCCATCGGAAGCCAATGCGGGCGTATCAGAGCCTGTCAGCGAAGAAGCATCGAACAGCCGTCAGGACGCTGCATCCGATTCGTCGTCCACTTCCGCGTCGGACGAAGCAGACGGTGGGGAAACCGTCGAAACGGCAACCATTGCCGCGATGCTGCGGCGGACCTCAGCCGCAGACGTATCGGCAGTCCAGCCTCAGTTGATCCAACTGCGCGACCGTCTGATCGAACTGCGGGGACGGGTGGCCGAAGCAGCGCGGCGCAAGGCCAAGTGA
- the ihfA gene encoding integration host factor subunit alpha produces MSEKTLTRMDLSEAVFREVGLSRNESALLVESVLQHMSDALASGDTVKISSFGTFSVRDKSARVGRNPKTGDEVPISPRRVLTFRPSHLMKDRVAAGSKK; encoded by the coding sequence ATGAGTGAGAAGACATTAACCCGCATGGACCTGTCGGAAGCCGTGTTCCGTGAGGTCGGATTGTCGCGCAATGAAAGCGCGCTGCTTGTGGAAAGTGTGCTGCAACACATGTCGGACGCCTTGGCATCGGGCGACACGGTCAAGATATCGTCCTTTGGCACCTTCTCGGTGCGTGACAAGTCGGCCCGTGTCGGCCGCAACCCCAAGACAGGGGATGAAGTGCCGATCAGCCCGCGCCGGGTTCTGACCTTTCGGCCATCTCACCTGATGAAAGACCGGGTTGCGGCAGGATCCAAGAAGTAA
- a CDS encoding 2'-deoxycytidine 5'-triphosphate deaminase encodes MMAKGVLPSQALRALIANGAISASLPITDAQIQPASLDLRLGTVAYRVRASFLAGQGRKVADRLAEFEMHRVDLTAGAVLEKGCVYVIPLMEGLALPAGVTAVANAKSSTGRLDLLTRTITDGGTEFDRIPEGYTGPLYAEVCPKSFSVLVRPGMRLNQIRFRSGQAVLDDAELTQLHAQQPLVSGQAVISEGLGFSVDLRPAAGDLVGFRAKPHTGVVDLDRIGHYPAADFWEEIHTTEGRIILDPGAFYILVSREAVTIPPDYAAEMAPYLAMVGEFRVHYAGFFDPGFGHADAGGAGSRGVLEVRCHEAPFVLEHGQVVGRLVYERMSERPDTLYGQAIKSNYQGQGLKLAKQFK; translated from the coding sequence ATGATGGCGAAGGGTGTTCTTCCCTCACAGGCGCTGCGCGCGTTGATTGCCAACGGAGCAATTTCCGCCAGCCTACCGATCACCGATGCACAGATACAACCGGCCAGCCTTGATCTGCGGCTGGGCACCGTTGCCTATCGCGTGCGGGCATCCTTTCTGGCTGGTCAGGGCCGGAAAGTGGCCGACCGCCTGGCGGAATTCGAAATGCATCGGGTCGACCTCACCGCCGGTGCAGTGCTGGAAAAGGGCTGCGTCTATGTCATTCCTCTGATGGAGGGCCTTGCCCTGCCTGCCGGGGTGACGGCGGTGGCAAATGCAAAAAGCTCCACCGGGCGGTTGGATCTGCTAACGCGGACGATCACCGACGGTGGAACCGAATTCGACCGTATCCCCGAAGGATATACCGGACCGCTCTATGCCGAGGTCTGCCCGAAAAGCTTTTCGGTTCTGGTACGGCCGGGGATGCGGTTGAACCAGATCCGCTTTCGTTCGGGGCAGGCTGTGCTGGATGATGCCGAACTGACGCAGCTTCACGCGCAACAGCCCCTTGTGTCAGGTCAGGCGGTGATTTCCGAAGGGCTTGGCTTTTCTGTCGACCTGCGCCCGGCGGCGGGTGATCTGGTGGGTTTCAGGGCCAAGCCCCATACCGGAGTGGTCGATCTTGATCGCATCGGCCATTATCCGGCGGCCGATTTCTGGGAAGAAATTCATACGACCGAGGGGCGTATCATTCTGGATCCCGGGGCCTTCTATATTCTGGTCAGCCGCGAGGCGGTGACCATACCCCCTGATTATGCCGCCGAAATGGCGCCCTATCTGGCGATGGTGGGTGAATTCCGGGTGCATTACGCAGGCTTCTTCGACCCCGGTTTCGGCCATGCCGATGCGGGCGGGGCCGGATCGCGCGGTGTGCTTGAGGTCCGATGCCATGAGGCGCCTTTCGTGCTGGAGCACGGGCAGGTGGTGGGGAGGCTGGTTTACGAACGGATGTCGGAACGTCCCGACACCCTTTACGGGCAGGCCATCAAATCCAACTATCAGGGTCAGGGCCTGAAACTGGCAAAGCAGTTCAAGTAG
- a CDS encoding DUF177 domain-containing protein: MTETPPHDPAAPALHHPLRTGALSPRKPTRFDLRPDAPTRAAMAAALDLLDLPAFRFRGELRPSGRNDYVLEAELTASVVQPCSVTLAPVPATITDTVRRSYLSSWQEPEGDEVEMPEDDTQEPLPEVIDLGAVAIEALALALPLYPRAPDVALGEAVFAPPGSEPLREADLKPFAGLAALRDRLAASDEGPESKE, encoded by the coding sequence ATGACCGAAACACCACCCCATGATCCGGCAGCACCCGCCCTGCACCACCCGCTGCGCACAGGAGCCCTGTCCCCACGCAAGCCCACGCGGTTCGACCTGCGCCCCGATGCACCCACCCGCGCGGCTATGGCGGCAGCCCTTGATCTGCTTGATCTGCCTGCCTTCCGCTTTCGCGGCGAACTCCGCCCTTCGGGTCGCAACGATTATGTGCTGGAGGCTGAATTGACCGCCTCTGTCGTGCAGCCCTGCTCTGTAACACTCGCCCCGGTTCCGGCCACGATCACCGACACCGTCCGCCGCAGCTATCTGTCCAGCTGGCAAGAACCCGAAGGTGATGAGGTAGAGATGCCCGAGGATGACACGCAAGAACCGCTGCCCGAAGTGATCGACCTTGGCGCTGTGGCAATCGAAGCGCTGGCGCTTGCCCTACCACTCTATCCTCGCGCGCCAGATGTGGCTTTGGGAGAGGCGGTTTTCGCCCCGCCCGGAAGCGAACCGCTGCGCGAGGCCGACCTGAAACCCTTTGCCGGTCTTGCCGCCCTTCGCGACCGCCTTGCCGCATCCGATGAGGGGCCGGAAAGCAAGGAATAG
- a CDS encoding GNAT family N-acyltransferase produces MAFRAGRVSEAGEGLDSDAFDERCQHLLIETITGGAVVGTCRLMLIRQAGMLQNCYSAQFYDLAPLARCRTPMLEIGRFCLSPAAGDADALRVAWAALTRIVDAEAVTVMFGCSSFDGVGAEPHRDALALLAAGHIGPADQRPGRKAVDTVALAPAPHNPKQALGQMPPLLRSYLAMGGWVSDHAVLDRDLDTLHVFTAVEIGAIPPVRARLLRLDAR; encoded by the coding sequence ATGGCATTCCGCGCAGGACGTGTATCGGAGGCGGGCGAGGGGCTGGACAGCGATGCCTTTGACGAACGGTGCCAGCATCTTCTGATCGAAACAATAACGGGGGGCGCGGTTGTGGGAACCTGCCGCCTGATGCTGATCCGGCAGGCCGGGATGCTGCAGAATTGCTATTCCGCGCAGTTCTACGATCTGGCGCCCTTGGCCCGATGCCGGACCCCGATGCTGGAGATCGGGCGATTCTGCCTTTCACCTGCCGCGGGCGACGCGGATGCGCTGCGCGTGGCTTGGGCCGCGCTGACGCGGATTGTGGATGCCGAGGCGGTAACGGTGATGTTCGGCTGTTCATCCTTTGATGGCGTCGGGGCGGAACCGCATCGGGATGCCTTGGCCCTGCTGGCGGCGGGGCATATCGGCCCGGCTGACCAGCGGCCCGGACGCAAGGCTGTGGATACGGTGGCATTGGCGCCTGCGCCGCATAATCCGAAGCAGGCGCTGGGGCAGATGCCGCCGCTGCTGCGCAGCTATCTGGCGATGGGGGGGTGGGTCAGCGATCACGCGGTGCTGGACCGCGATCTGGATACGCTGCATGTGTTCACCGCTGTAGAAATCGGGGCGATTCCCCCGGTTCGGGCGCGGCTTTTGCGGCTTGATGCGCGCTGA
- a CDS encoding beta-ketoacyl-ACP synthase III produces MTIRAVVKGVGHYLPERLVPNSELETLVETSDEWIRTRSGIERRHFAAEGQTTSDLAIRAAQAALADAGMAADDVDAIVLATSTADLTFPSAATMVQAGLGMTRGFAFDVQAVCAGFVYAMANANALILSGQAKRILVIGAETFSKLMDWSDRSTCVLFGDGAGAVLLEAVEGDGTSADRGILATDLHSDGRFRDLLYVDGGVSTGTTGYLRMQGKEVFRHAVEKLAETAHTALEKVGLTSGDVDWIVPHQANIRIIEATAKRMQVPMDRVVVTVQDHGNTSAASIPLALSVGKARGQIKPGDLVVTEAIGGGLAWGSVVLRW; encoded by the coding sequence ATGACGATACGCGCCGTCGTAAAGGGCGTCGGGCATTATCTGCCCGAAAGGCTTGTCCCGAATTCGGAACTCGAAACTCTGGTGGAAACCAGCGACGAATGGATCCGCACCCGATCCGGCATTGAACGCCGTCATTTCGCGGCCGAAGGGCAGACGACATCCGACCTCGCCATTCGCGCCGCACAGGCCGCGCTGGCGGATGCCGGGATGGCGGCTGATGATGTGGATGCAATCGTTCTTGCCACGTCGACCGCCGATCTGACCTTCCCTTCGGCTGCCACGATGGTTCAGGCCGGGCTGGGCATGACGCGCGGCTTTGCCTTTGACGTTCAGGCGGTTTGCGCGGGTTTCGTCTACGCCATGGCCAATGCTAATGCCCTGATCCTGTCAGGGCAGGCGAAGCGGATTCTCGTCATCGGAGCCGAGACGTTTTCAAAGCTGATGGATTGGTCGGATCGTTCCACCTGCGTGCTGTTCGGGGATGGGGCCGGGGCCGTGCTGCTTGAAGCCGTCGAGGGCGACGGCACCTCGGCAGACCGGGGCATCCTCGCCACCGACCTGCATTCCGACGGGCGGTTTCGCGATCTTCTTTACGTCGATGGCGGCGTTTCAACCGGGACGACTGGCTATCTGCGCATGCAGGGCAAGGAAGTATTCCGTCACGCCGTGGAAAAACTGGCCGAAACGGCCCATACCGCACTGGAAAAGGTTGGCCTCACCAGCGGCGACGTCGATTGGATCGTTCCGCATCAGGCCAATATCCGGATCATTGAGGCCACCGCCAAGCGGATGCAGGTGCCGATGGACCGTGTGGTGGTCACGGTGCAGGATCACGGCAATACTTCCGCCGCCTCCATACCACTTGCCCTATCCGTCGGCAAAGCGCGCGGACAGATCAAACCCGGCGATCTGGTGGTGACCGAAGCGATCGGCGGGGGGTTGGCCTGGGGATCGGTCGTCCTGCGCTGGTAA
- the bamE gene encoding outer membrane protein assembly factor BamE, which produces MSFFGKMAASAGVGRGIRLGLIGAVLLIAACSTVYRNHGYVPTDDELALVEVGVDTRETVSEKIGRPTASGLLNDLGWFYVQSRWAYRGAFEPKEIERQVVSITFTEAGRVQNIERFGLERGKVVPLSRRVTETSVKGLSVIQQLLGSFGRIGPGIVTGE; this is translated from the coding sequence ATGAGTTTCTTCGGCAAAATGGCGGCCTCGGCGGGTGTGGGCAGAGGAATCCGGTTGGGTCTGATTGGCGCGGTCCTGCTTATTGCGGCCTGTTCCACGGTCTATCGCAACCATGGCTATGTGCCGACCGACGACGAGTTGGCGCTGGTCGAGGTGGGCGTGGACACGCGCGAAACCGTTAGCGAAAAGATCGGGCGACCCACGGCTTCGGGTCTGCTGAACGATCTGGGCTGGTTCTATGTGCAAAGCCGCTGGGCCTATCGCGGGGCTTTCGAGCCGAAAGAGATCGAACGTCAGGTCGTGTCGATCACCTTTACCGAGGCGGGACGGGTTCAGAACATCGAACGCTTCGGGTTGGAGCGGGGCAAGGTCGTGCCACTTTCGCGGCGCGTGACGGAAACCAGCGTGAAGGGTCTGAGCGTGATCCAGCAACTGCTTGGCAGTTTCGGACGCATCGGGCCGGGCATCGTCACCGGGGAGTGA
- the plsX gene encoding phosphate acyltransferase PlsX: MANGLHTPATDGPRRIVISVDAMGGDRGPAAVVAGLSLSASAHPDVDFILHGNDAELTRLVEREAPLKGRVTVRHADRVVSMQDKPSHVMRHGDGTSMWSCIDSIKQGEASVAVSCGNTGALMAIAMLRLRRLPGINRPAIASLWPSRNPGGFNVMLDMGADVKAEAGDLLQFAMMGASYARNGLGLTRPRVGLLNVGTEEHKGRAELKEAHELLGPQAEAGGFDFIGFVEGSDIPSDRVDVIVTDGFTGNVALKTGEGTAKLISDFLREEFNASVFSRLAALFALSTLKRLQKRMDPRRANGGVFLGLNGTVVKSHGSADATGVAAAIGLARQLAAAGFQDRLAARVASAVRAGQDAAAEATPSVSEQGTGGGTKE, from the coding sequence ATGGCCAACGGACTTCACACTCCGGCAACCGACGGCCCGCGCCGCATCGTGATTTCTGTTGACGCCATGGGTGGCGACAGGGGACCGGCAGCCGTCGTTGCCGGTCTTTCCCTTTCTGCGTCTGCGCATCCGGATGTCGACTTCATCCTGCACGGCAATGATGCCGAACTCACGCGGCTTGTCGAACGTGAAGCTCCCCTGAAGGGTCGCGTTACCGTGCGCCATGCAGACCGTGTGGTGTCCATGCAGGACAAGCCAAGCCATGTCATGCGGCATGGCGACGGCACCTCGATGTGGTCCTGCATCGACAGCATCAAGCAAGGCGAGGCGTCGGTGGCCGTGTCCTGCGGGAACACTGGCGCGCTTATGGCGATTGCCATGCTGCGCCTGCGCCGCCTGCCCGGCATCAACCGGCCTGCCATCGCAAGCCTTTGGCCATCGCGCAATCCCGGCGGCTTCAACGTGATGCTCGACATGGGCGCTGACGTGAAGGCCGAGGCGGGCGATCTTCTGCAATTCGCTATGATGGGCGCGTCCTATGCCCGCAACGGGCTTGGCCTGACCCGCCCACGCGTGGGCCTGCTGAATGTGGGCACAGAAGAACACAAGGGACGTGCAGAGCTGAAGGAAGCGCATGAACTGCTTGGGCCTCAGGCCGAGGCGGGCGGCTTTGATTTCATCGGCTTTGTCGAAGGCAGCGATATTCCCTCAGACCGCGTCGATGTGATTGTGACGGACGGTTTCACCGGGAATGTCGCGTTGAAGACAGGTGAAGGTACTGCCAAGCTGATTTCGGATTTCCTGCGCGAAGAATTCAACGCTTCGGTCTTTTCGCGGCTGGCGGCACTCTTTGCGCTCAGCACGCTGAAACGGTTGCAAAAGCGGATGGATCCGCGCCGGGCGAACGGCGGCGTGTTCCTTGGTCTGAATGGAACTGTCGTGAAATCTCATGGTTCGGCGGATGCCACTGGCGTTGCCGCCGCCATTGGCCTTGCCCGGCAACTGGCCGCCGCCGGGTTTCAGGATCGCCTTGCCGCACGGGTTGCGTCCGCCGTGCGGGCGGGGCAGGATGCCGCGGCAGAAGCAACCCCGTCCGTTTCGGAACAGGGGACGGGAGGCGGGACCAAAGAATGA
- the scpB gene encoding SMC-Scp complex subunit ScpB, with protein sequence MTGTQEPIERSLFEAPPMAEQERMVEAILFASAEPVTLAELVARMPHGCDPAEALVYLRKRYEGRGVHLVRVGDAYAFRTAADLGHLMQKETVEQRKLSRAAIETLAIVAYHQPVTRAEIEEIRGVAVSRGTVDQLLELEWIRLGRRRMTPGRPVTFVVTEQFLDHFGLESARDLPGLKELRAAGLLDNRPLPGGIQSPDEEEETLAGQSELFED encoded by the coding sequence ATGACCGGTACGCAAGAACCCATCGAACGCAGCCTGTTCGAGGCCCCCCCGATGGCCGAGCAGGAGCGTATGGTCGAAGCGATCCTTTTCGCCTCTGCCGAACCTGTGACGCTTGCCGAACTGGTAGCGCGTATGCCGCACGGCTGCGATCCAGCCGAGGCATTGGTCTATCTGCGCAAACGCTATGAAGGGCGCGGCGTGCATCTGGTACGCGTGGGGGATGCCTATGCCTTTCGCACGGCGGCCGATCTAGGCCATCTGATGCAAAAAGAAACCGTGGAACAGCGCAAGCTGTCCCGCGCTGCCATCGAAACGCTGGCCATTGTCGCCTATCACCAGCCCGTCACCCGGGCCGAGATCGAGGAAATCCGCGGCGTCGCCGTGTCGCGCGGCACGGTGGATCAGCTTCTGGAACTGGAATGGATCCGCCTTGGCCGCCGCCGCATGACCCCGGGTCGGCCTGTAACGTTTGTGGTGACGGAACAGTTTCTCGATCACTTCGGCTTGGAATCCGCCCGCGATCTTCCGGGGCTGAAGGAACTGCGCGCGGCAGGGCTTTTGGACAACAGGCCCTTGCCGGGCGGAATTCAATCCCCAGATGAGGAAGAAGAAACCCTCGCCGGGCAAAGCGAACTGTTTGAAGATTGA